One window from the genome of Thermaerobacter marianensis DSM 12885 encodes:
- a CDS encoding cytochrome c oxidase subunit II, which translates to MVVHVDRYEKMWIWVSAAFLLALVLVLAYTTCGMGIHLPGSGDAHAAGVDHGTAAPAHVTANDPPFTAPGVRAVGPNRYEVVMTAQVFGFEPNEIRIPRGATVDFVVTSKDVIHGFMIPGTTVNTMIIPGQVTHVQYTFDKPGEYTFFCHEYCGIGHHVMSGRIVVE; encoded by the coding sequence ATGGTCGTGCACGTCGACCGCTACGAAAAGATGTGGATCTGGGTCAGCGCCGCCTTCCTGCTCGCCCTGGTTCTGGTGCTGGCGTACACCACCTGCGGCATGGGCATTCACCTGCCCGGCTCGGGTGACGCCCACGCGGCCGGCGTCGATCACGGGACGGCGGCGCCGGCCCACGTGACGGCGAACGATCCGCCCTTCACCGCACCGGGAGTGCGTGCCGTAGGGCCCAACCGATATGAGGTCGTCATGACGGCGCAGGTCTTCGGATTCGAGCCCAACGAGATCCGCATTCCCCGGGGTGCGACGGTGGACTTCGTGGTGACCAGCAAGGACGTGATTCACGGTTTCATGATTCCGGGAACCACGGTGAACACGATGATCATCCCGGGCCAGGTGACCCACGTGCAATATACCTTCGACAAACCGGGCGAGTACACGTTCTTCTGTCACGAGTACTGCGGGATCGGGCATCACGTGATGTCGGGCCGGATCGTCGTCGAATGA
- a CDS encoding cbb3-type cytochrome c oxidase subunit I, producing MGSGGIPLEFREDYADARKHLLTAIFFGLVLGVLMGPLQALDKARIDLYQNLPLIKSYYQGLTLHGVALALIWTSFFNVGFLTFAAVRGFGRPLQSRRLSRATLWIMWTGLALALFAILTNRATVLFTAYAPLKGHWTFYTGVALFAVVGTWLLAANVFLTYRAWKRDNPGRKTPLLAFGTLVTLTMWTLATSGVAAEFVIYLIPWSLGLRQGVDPLLTRSLFWLTGHPIVYWWLLPAYLSWYFMLPRQAGGKLFSESMARLALLLFIPFSLPIGAHHMYTDPGVATPSKMLHGFLTFVVFLPSLITAFTVVASLEIAGRRRGGRGWLGWIRALPWREPSVAAQLLAMVLFTVGGASGLINASYVLNLLVHNTLFVVGHFHLTVGSAVTLTFMGISYWLIPELTGRALRGQRVALAQVWLWFLGMAIMGRGMAVMGLEGVPRRTWWSQAAYQIAQAQAGGVMTAVGGVLLFVSMLLFVGVIVATMRGAEAPVRQEVPVAEPLDGGMPVPVWLNRLTPWVVGTVVLTLLAWGPVVWGLLQSPFSAHGLRTW from the coding sequence ATGGGATCTGGCGGCATTCCGCTGGAGTTTCGTGAGGACTATGCCGACGCCCGCAAGCACCTGCTCACCGCCATCTTCTTCGGCCTGGTGCTGGGCGTGTTGATGGGCCCGCTGCAGGCCCTCGACAAGGCACGCATCGATTTGTACCAGAACCTACCCTTGATCAAGAGTTACTATCAGGGGCTCACCCTCCACGGCGTCGCCCTGGCCCTGATCTGGACCAGCTTTTTCAACGTGGGCTTCCTGACGTTCGCCGCGGTGCGGGGTTTCGGCCGCCCCTTGCAGAGCCGGCGGCTGAGCCGGGCCACCCTGTGGATCATGTGGACCGGCCTCGCCCTGGCGCTGTTCGCCATTCTGACCAACCGGGCCACCGTCCTGTTCACCGCCTACGCGCCCCTGAAGGGGCACTGGACCTTCTACACCGGCGTGGCCCTGTTCGCCGTCGTCGGCACGTGGTTGCTGGCGGCCAACGTCTTCTTGACGTACCGAGCGTGGAAGCGCGACAACCCCGGCCGGAAGACGCCCCTGCTGGCCTTCGGTACCCTGGTGACGCTGACCATGTGGACCCTCGCCACCAGCGGCGTGGCGGCGGAGTTCGTGATCTACCTCATCCCGTGGTCGCTGGGCTTGCGGCAGGGCGTCGACCCGCTGCTGACGCGCAGCCTGTTCTGGCTGACGGGCCATCCCATCGTGTACTGGTGGCTGCTCCCGGCCTACCTGTCGTGGTACTTCATGCTGCCGCGCCAGGCGGGCGGCAAGCTGTTCAGCGAATCCATGGCGCGGCTGGCCCTGCTGCTGTTCATCCCCTTCTCCCTGCCCATCGGCGCCCACCACATGTACACCGACCCCGGGGTCGCCACCCCCAGCAAGATGCTGCACGGCTTTCTGACCTTTGTGGTCTTCCTGCCGAGCTTGATCACGGCCTTCACGGTGGTGGCCTCCCTGGAGATCGCGGGACGCCGGCGCGGGGGCCGGGGATGGCTGGGGTGGATCCGCGCCCTGCCGTGGCGGGAACCCTCGGTGGCGGCCCAGTTGCTGGCCATGGTGCTCTTCACCGTGGGCGGGGCGTCGGGCCTGATCAACGCCTCCTATGTCCTGAACCTGCTGGTCCACAACACGCTGTTCGTGGTGGGGCACTTCCACCTGACCGTAGGCAGCGCCGTCACCCTCACCTTCATGGGCATCAGCTACTGGCTGATTCCCGAGTTGACCGGCCGTGCGCTGCGCGGCCAGCGGGTCGCGCTGGCCCAGGTGTGGCTGTGGTTCCTCGGCATGGCCATCATGGGCCGTGGTATGGCGGTGATGGGGCTTGAGGGGGTGCCCCGCCGCACCTGGTGGTCCCAGGCCGCGTACCAGATCGCCCAGGCCCAGGCCGGCGGCGTGATGACGGCCGTGGGCGGCGTGCTCCTGTTTGTCAGCATGCTGCTGTTCGTCGGCGTCATCGTGGCGACCATGCGCGGCGCGGAAGCGCCAGTGCGGCAGGAGGTGCCCGTCGCCGAGCCCCTGGACGGCGGCATGCCGGTGCCGGTGTGGCTCAACCGGCTGACCCCGTGGGTCGTCGGCACCGTGGTCCTCACCCTGCTGGCCTGGGGTCCCGTGGTGTGGGGACTGCTGCAGTCGCCGTTCAGCGCCCACGGCCTGAGGACCTGGTGA
- a CDS encoding holo-ACP synthase — protein MIVGTGIDIVQVERIEAILRRRGWRWAERVFSPDELAAAGAGPHRARRLAARWAAKEAFAKALGTGLRGLRWRDIRVRQDEGGRPWLEVAGRASALARAAGVRRIHLSLSHDGQWAVAQVILEGTGPGEGRP, from the coding sequence GTGATCGTCGGGACCGGGATCGACATTGTGCAGGTGGAGCGGATCGAAGCCATCCTGCGCCGCCGGGGGTGGCGCTGGGCGGAGCGGGTCTTCTCTCCGGACGAACTGGCCGCCGCCGGCGCCGGGCCCCACCGGGCCCGGCGCCTGGCGGCCCGCTGGGCGGCCAAGGAGGCCTTCGCCAAGGCCTTGGGCACGGGCCTGCGGGGGTTGCGCTGGCGGGACATCCGTGTCCGCCAGGACGAGGGGGGCCGGCCGTGGTTGGAAGTGGCCGGCCGGGCGTCCGCGCTGGCCCGGGCGGCCGGCGTCCGGCGCATCCACCTCAGCCTGTCCCACGACGGCCAGTGGGCGGTGGCCCAGGTCATCCTGGAAGGGACCGGCCCCGGGGAGGGACGGCCGTGA
- a CDS encoding NAD(P)H-hydrate dehydratase, protein MTEGGAYATPGEPPTTPAGAPATGLAPASGTGPGADPGPAGTWVLSAAAVRRGDRLAADAGLGGPVLMETAGRTAATLLWKVAGPFSAREPVVVLAGGGNNGGDGMVLARWVARWAGPAAVKVFLLAEPGRLRGEAAVQWSLLARAGVPAIALAGEPAPGAQQGTRQNPGAGAAPVAAEFPEPGAGRQPTAGPAGAAGPHPGAGLQPGAGRPAAAGPGSGVGLAVDPFLDHLEAAVARARVVVDALLGVGVRGALRPLAARALEVVGAAGVPVFALDLPSGLDADTGEAAPVVPRATWTATFAAAKWGLLLGQGPERAGQVFVVDIGWPQAAGAGGTGGEAEAGAPGGTGGFPAARVLDAAGVAALLPRRPWDAHKGWAGHVVVAGGRPGQVGAAVLAGTAALQAGAGTVTLAVPAPVRTEAAVHRPEIMTWALPATAGGEWDAAAATALAEREGERRGRVVRVIGPGLGQSPGAAACLAQWLGLGDPSAAGGPADPGPAGGPPAGAPAFPPTVLDADGLNLAARLGIDRLRERPGPFPLVLTPHPGEAARLLGWTTAQVQARRPLAALELARRSGAVAVLKGAGTLIASPAGDLYVCTRGHPGMASAGMGDALAGVAGAMLAQGLEPLAAALAAVFLHALAGELAAPAAGIPVRATELIARLPAALELVRRGLPRGTEALGVPGVAWLRPPLAG, encoded by the coding sequence GTGACCGAGGGAGGGGCATACGCGACGCCTGGAGAGCCGCCCACGACCCCGGCCGGGGCGCCCGCCACCGGCCTCGCGCCGGCCAGCGGCACCGGCCCGGGAGCGGATCCGGGGCCCGCCGGGACGTGGGTGCTCTCGGCTGCGGCGGTCCGGCGCGGCGACCGCCTGGCCGCGGACGCCGGGCTGGGCGGCCCGGTGCTCATGGAGACGGCCGGGCGTACGGCGGCCACCCTGCTCTGGAAGGTGGCAGGCCCCTTCTCGGCGCGGGAGCCCGTGGTGGTCCTGGCCGGCGGCGGGAACAACGGCGGCGACGGGATGGTGCTGGCCCGCTGGGTGGCCCGCTGGGCGGGGCCCGCCGCGGTGAAGGTCTTCCTGCTGGCGGAACCCGGGCGGTTGCGGGGCGAGGCGGCGGTGCAATGGTCCCTGCTGGCCCGTGCGGGCGTGCCGGCGATCGCGCTGGCGGGTGAACCGGCCCCGGGCGCCCAGCAGGGAACCCGCCAGAACCCCGGGGCGGGGGCGGCACCGGTGGCGGCCGAGTTCCCGGAGCCCGGGGCGGGCCGGCAACCCACGGCGGGTCCGGCTGGCGCGGCGGGCCCGCACCCCGGGGCCGGGTTGCAACCCGGAGCGGGCCGGCCGGCCGCGGCCGGCCCGGGATCCGGGGTGGGGCTGGCGGTGGACCCGTTTCTCGACCACTTGGAAGCCGCCGTCGCCCGCGCCCGGGTGGTGGTCGATGCCCTGCTGGGCGTGGGGGTGCGGGGCGCCCTGCGTCCCCTGGCCGCCCGGGCCCTGGAGGTGGTGGGGGCCGCGGGGGTGCCGGTCTTCGCCCTGGATTTGCCCTCGGGCCTTGACGCCGACACCGGGGAGGCGGCGCCGGTGGTGCCTCGCGCCACGTGGACCGCCACCTTCGCCGCGGCCAAGTGGGGTCTCTTGCTCGGCCAGGGGCCGGAACGGGCCGGGCAGGTCTTCGTGGTCGACATCGGCTGGCCGCAGGCGGCCGGCGCCGGCGGGACGGGCGGTGAGGCGGAAGCCGGCGCGCCCGGCGGCACCGGGGGGTTCCCCGCCGCCCGCGTCCTCGACGCGGCCGGCGTGGCGGCTCTCCTGCCCCGGCGGCCCTGGGATGCCCACAAGGGCTGGGCGGGTCACGTCGTCGTGGCCGGCGGCCGCCCGGGCCAGGTCGGGGCGGCGGTCCTGGCGGGCACGGCCGCCCTGCAGGCCGGGGCGGGCACCGTGACCCTGGCCGTGCCCGCCCCGGTGCGGACCGAGGCCGCGGTCCACCGCCCGGAGATCATGACCTGGGCCCTGCCCGCCACAGCCGGCGGCGAGTGGGACGCGGCGGCCGCCACCGCGCTGGCGGAACGGGAAGGGGAGCGCCGGGGCCGGGTGGTACGGGTCATCGGGCCGGGGCTGGGCCAAAGCCCGGGGGCGGCGGCCTGCCTGGCCCAATGGCTCGGGCTGGGCGATCCGTCCGCTGCCGGCGGGCCCGCGGATCCTGGTCCCGCGGGCGGTCCGCCCGCCGGCGCGCCGGCCTTCCCGCCCACCGTTCTGGACGCCGACGGCCTCAACCTGGCGGCCCGCCTGGGTATCGACCGGCTGCGGGAGCGGCCGGGACCCTTCCCGCTGGTGCTGACGCCCCACCCCGGGGAGGCGGCCCGACTGCTGGGCTGGACCACGGCCCAGGTGCAGGCCCGGCGGCCCCTGGCGGCCCTCGAGCTGGCCCGCCGGTCGGGGGCGGTGGCCGTCCTCAAGGGGGCCGGCACCCTGATTGCCAGCCCCGCGGGCGACCTGTACGTCTGCACCCGGGGGCATCCCGGCATGGCCAGCGCCGGCATGGGCGACGCCCTGGCCGGCGTCGCGGGGGCCATGCTGGCCCAGGGGCTCGAACCCCTGGCCGCCGCCCTGGCGGCCGTGTTCCTCCACGCCCTGGCAGGGGAACTGGCGGCGCCCGCGGCCGGCATCCCGGTCCGGGCCACGGAGCTCATCGCCCGGCTCCCCGCCGCCTTGGAACTGGTCCGGCGCGGGCTGCCCCGCGGCACCGAAGCCCTGGGCGTGCCGGGCGTGGCGTGGTTGCGGCCGCCGCTGGCCGGCTGA